aataaaaaataaaattagtaaaaatgacgattttaaaacaaactgaaaccttcAAGACCATTTTATAGCGAAAAAAAGACGGGAGACGAAATAAAATTTTAGCCTCTATGTTAAGGactaaaatcatacttatccctaaaattaataattgaatgACATTCAAAATATCAAAGTGaaccaaattaatttttttgggtcGGGTTTTTGTCATAGCGCAACTGACTCACAGTCACATATgcactatttattattttttgacgaatttaaatttttaaaattttaaattttcactttaaaggataaaattatttttctatttatatttagtgttctttttttttaaaccaaaaagaaattttaaaagaccaatttcaaaaaaaaatatattttgttaataaattaattttaaaaatctttgttAATGCTGAGCAAAATGatcaaaaacaatttttaaaaaattagaattaagatatatttagcTATCAAATATCTTGTGTAAAACATATTTAcatatacttttataaaaaatgagaaaaaaattatttagttttaaaattaatccAACTAATTTTTCGTCATCTTTCTAAAGTTCTGGATCCATCCTCACAATTAGCAAGGTAAATAGAACTTTATTATGATTATAGTGCACTGAATGTTTACACTCTCAACGAGAATTAAAGCTTctcaaaaaatctatttcgaaaCTAGCTCTAATTCCAAGTTTAAAAAACACAGGCTGCGTTAACTTTTTATACGTGACAATTTAAAACATATTTATAATGTCTATGCTATTTAATCTGATGCTAAATAATATGGATTAATGTTTGCATTACATGTAATACCCTACCATattaagctttacgcttaagtcgtaaaataaaTGTGGTGTGATATTAggatctctaaaataaaatatgtacatgTAATAGCAGAAAAACTATAATATACtaagagccttgaagaataggaaaaataaaaatcgcgaaaaATAAAGGCGTAACTTTCAAAAAACGAGTTAACTTATGCAAGCTATAACtatcaaatataatattataaaagtgGGAATAAAGTACTaaagaaacaaaataacaaaCTCAAAACTCAGCCTGTCAAAACTGGCTGGAGAATAAACCtttaagatgatcaaaagaataagttatgcggagagaaatctaagtataaatatatatacatcactgtacaacaaaataactcagtaaccacttcgcttcaggtGTCCAGACACCTaatgagatgcctctcgacctatatctgaaaaataacaacatggTATgagatgagaaccggaggttctcaatatggtaaaggtgccacacacataatatataaggtcttgggaatgccagaggcaatcctagaacgccgacactcagattatagagctgaaagtattaaacagaaggcATAAAAGATagttttctaagagtatctaaacctaaattaacttaaccttaaatctaaatctCATACTGTCATTCTTCCATATCTCCAACTCCATTATGCATTTCAcaaacaaataaacagataaaggcaagcacaaaaaggttacaaatactgcaggtaacaaatatacatttaacatggcaagtacatttagacacacccaattaaagcacaagcaagtaattcaagtaatatgcatatgatgcatgcctgtcctatgactgATGATGTTCATCTATCAGTTATCCAGGCAAcctgacaagtccgaaaaccttagactgtccctcgacgtgcatccttaagagtctatgcatagctttttctcaaataatcaatatcgCTCAATGGGGTGTTACATTCTCGGGAatttatagtgcccggtcacccttacgtcgtagggtcaacagagtatcgagttttcaacctggtacacgtggtggcaagccacaatAATTTATCCAGGGAATCttgtatctcagatcatttaatcatcgaagccaagtatcatacataATTATTCATTTGAATATCCAGCCAAGTATCATATGTGATAATCCGtaacatttcataatcaattcatcacttttcaaCTTTACTTCACCTTCAAGTTATCCTCATTTTCTAACTTCATCAGGTTTAACACTATTATTTATGACCAAAAGAATGAAAATAcaggtttagaagtttgaaataggTTTTAAAACCTCAAAAATCATGTTTGTTGAAACaggtgtcacgtgtacgcgtggcttacgcgtgcgcgtgggaatGTAAAAATGCAGCTCGCGCGCGCGtcccttgtcatgcgtacgcgtaagtGAAAtcttcatgtcacgcgtacgcgtggacataaTCTCATGCGTGCACATGGAACCAGTCGCGTGCACGTTGCCAAAAAATATGCCATACGTAGATGTGAGCGTACGATCTTaaaaagaaattatatatataaatatatcttattttacatattttttatgtgtatttcgtatatatatatatatatatatatatatatatatatatatatatatatatatatatatatatatatatatatattactttcaAATTTCGAAGAACAAACTATGCCTTTAAaacatattattttattagttttctcTTTACCAAAATCTTGACAAATTTTTTGCTCATTATTAGTTGCCTTTAAAAGCATACTTATTACAATTCTATTGGAACTTTAATAATTTAACGTTTAGAAATTAAGATAAATTAAGTTCATGAATGTAATTTTGTCTATCTAGTAAAAATTTGGTGGttaacaaaaacaatacttttagTTCAAGGTATTTAATTATGTGGaatataaacataaaattttttttactatgatCGTTCCAGTAGCTGATGCAATTCTTGCTTTTGCATATTCTCCTGCAATCAtttaaaacttaaagaaaaacttatatatatatatatatatatatatatatatatatatatatatatatatatatattgtgttatGTTAGgtaattaattacttttttgaATGAACACTTAccaattaaatcaaaatatactaTATCTCTAAATTattcatctaaattttaatattagaataactactgcacttttaataaaataatatctcaTATATCCATTATTCATATTGTCTAAAATTTTCATTGTCTGCCTAACATTTGAATCTTTTTATTCCTACTCCAAACCCAAAAATCAACGTGTTTAACCGGTTTACCCCAATTCTCAATCTCTCCTCCTTCCCTCCTTGCAGCCTCACTTCCCTCTTTGCAACCGCCGCCCCCTCACGGCCTCACCTCTGTTGGTCGTCTTCTGAGTTTCTCGTGCTTCCTTATTTCGTTTGCCGTTGTCGCCCTTTGGTTATCACCGTCGACGTCACAGGTGCATCcggtttttcttttttccatCAGCCTCTACTCGTGCTTTTGTCTCTAGGTCACCATATGCCTCTGCTTCTTGTCTCTAGGTCACCTCTGCGTATTCTTGTTTTGTTGTCTGCCGTAGTTTCTCCTCTGAATGTGCAATCTTGtgagcatttttttttatatttctttcgtATTTAACTTTTTTAATCAGTTGATAATTAGTTTATTGATGCTGGTAAATATGTAGAAGAATAAAAATGTTTGGGTATAAGAATAAAGGAACCATGACGACAGAACAATCGTGAAAAACTATTTCTTTTTGTCGTGAGTCTTTTAAAAACTTTGTTGTGCGGCCATTTTTTTTGGCTAGAAGAAAGGGTTTTCTCTCTGGGTGAAAGGTTATAGGTCTATGGCCGAATGGTACATGAAAGAGGAAAATGAAAGGAGAATAAgaaaaagtaagaataaaaatacaaatttgaTGATTTGAATTTAATGTATTTTGGGTATTGTGATATGATAGCTTTTTTTTGTCTGCTTGCTTTATTTCTGCTGAAATGAAAATGGACCattgaattgaaatttgaatttgtcgAGACTTCTAGGAATTTTTATTGTGAAAATACATGCATAACTAATTTTGGTCCTAATTAATTAGTAATTAGTAAGGTTTTGAAAATTAGACCGAATGGGTTAGTTCGACCAGTCTAACCGTGAATCGGCAGTAATTACAGTCCGATTTTTCCCTAAAACCGTTTTTCTAAAAATCGGAGGAGAacagaaacggcgtcgtttttgcCAAATTTGCTTACTTTCACTCTTGGTTCTGGAGTTCCttcgtttctttctcccttttccCTCCCTTTCTTTCATTCACAGAAACCCAGCCAAAAAACCCTAGCACTGTAAGCCTACACCACCGCCGCCGCAAGGAGTGGCATACTGCCGCCGTCCGTCCGTCTATCTAGCTTCCCTCgtgctccaagtcttcaacccccgttcgctgtcaccgatcgcagctgcttcctcgagctcggcatccgtcgtctttgtctgctcagccGCGCTTCCGCCGCCGTTGGTTGCCGTTAACGTTCGCGTCTTCGTTCAGCCGTCGTCTTCGTTCGTGTTCTTCGCCGTTCAAGTTTGCTCGGCGTTCACCGTTCGCGTTCACTCGCCGTTCACCGTTCGGGTTCGCGTTCGTCTTGAAGCCACGTTGccctgcttcaaactctgcgaccAACCCGCGCGCTCCACTTAGCCTTCGAACTGCTCTCTTTTGTCGccgccgtgagttccctaaacccACCACCAGACAATACACTCGCACAACACGAATACTCTGCTTCAAAGTCTGCAACTTCTtatttctattacaataagtaactatttgatttggcagtggtttggattttttttcataGACTAAATTAAAGTATACAatagttatgttctcttctctatcacattgatACTAAGctttgaattttcttatttcgtTTCAAGGttaccgcactcaacatgtttgatgagatgctttaaccatatttcgGGTTGGTTTTATCATTTAcagcttttagaaacttagtaagttgattgcatgtgaaattagaataattggatcttagtaattaggaaattttagctgCACAAATAGCATCTTTGTAGAAAACATATTAGCATGATGACTCCACTTGCATTACTGTTCTTCTGGTAAATTTTAACTGTTAGtgtgaacttgttaatttgctaattgttcttgcgttgttgttctgttgttcttctgttatttttattttattttatttttgttgtgattttctgttcttgaacttgttaagttgataatttgctaaattgttgggctgctgttgttttaatttgctaaattgttaggTTTCTGTGatttaatttgttggattttctatttaggtcttgttcttgtttatttgctaaattgttgttgtGTATTTATTGTTGTCTTTGAGATTCTTGCTGGATATTGGTGATcattgatttattatatgcttcatgttttcattgttttcttcttcttaaggaaaaaaaaattctgttttcattgttttgttgattgtttgttttgtttcagaaattaattttttgtgacCAATGCTCAAACTCTAAATGCTGTTCTGTTGGTTTTGCAGTGTTTGTTTTGTTTCAGGAATCAATTTTTCGTTATCAATGCTCAAACTCTGAatgttgttcttctgtttttgttttgtttcataaatcaatatttttttatcaatgctCAAACTCCGAATGTTGTTCTGCTGTTTTTGTtgtttcagaaatcaattttttgtgaTTAATGCTCATACTCTGAattttgttctgttttgttttaaGGCTGTGTTTAGAAGAGGTGATTGATTTCTAActgttgttttgtttttgttttaaagcTGTGTGTTGtgttcaattttcattttgtagGAAATTCGTTGAGGTATATAAGAATTAAGAAGGAAGATTATTTTAACGGTATTATTCTGTTGATTGTGGTATGCTACAAGCTTGAACATAGAATTGAAGAGAGaaaccctttattattttatcattggcCTATTTTTGGCATTGCATATCATTGTAGTTTGTTTATTCATAGAACTAGTTGTTTATGATCCCCTTTTGAAGTAAAAAAATGCAGTAAAAGAGTGTTTAGAACCAGTTGctttattcattgaatttttatAGAATCAGGTGTTTATTATAgaacggtttttccggttgaaccacggttgaaccggttgaactaATAAACTAGTAAACCAGTAACTAGAGCGATTCGATGACTAGTCCGCTTTTTTGAACCTTGGTAAATAGTGACTCACCCTTTGAAACAGTAACCCAGTAACCCGGTGATCCATAGTCCAATCAGTTCAATTGCCAtttggttctgataactatgataGGTCTACAGTATAATTGACTCAACCTAGTGTATAGAACATGTTTTGTTGCCTCAATGTACTGAAGTTTGTGTTTTTATGTTATTTGTTTTCTACTTTGAGTATTcctaaattaaaaatttcatgcCTTAACTAGTAGGCAAGGGTTTTCTCTGTTAAGCAATTAAGTTAAACGAATTTGATATGTAGTGTATGattatctatatatattttattaaacttgCTTCTTATTTTGATATGTTCTCTCTTTCTCGACATGAATACTTGTTTTATTACcgttcttgtttatttgtttgttccCTCTTCTTGATTTGCAGATTTTTTTTTCCTTGCAGTTTTCGGTCATGAGTTTGCTTGAAGTCATTAAAAATGCTTCAATCAATTCGAAGCCACTTGATTCTCCACTGGATTATCCTATTGTTCTGAACCCTGATACTATTATACCTAACTTGAAGCCTGAACAAGAAGACGCAGCGGCCTTGTGTCTTGTAAAACCTCTTAGTGGATGGAAAATTTCGCAAGCTGATGCCGAACTCATTGACATTGGGAAGAAGTTCTTTATACAGCTAAAGGCAAAGCTCAAGAGTGGTAATAGTTTGGAGAGTGATGAGTTTATTGGTGATTTGAATTCCTATCTGAATAGCATTGCTGAGAAAATAGGTGTTTCGGTTGCTATTAATCCATCTATGCCCAATTATACTAAGTTCTTGATTGACAAGGTTGGATATTTTATAGGTAAGGATGTTGTTGGTGTTGTTTTGGATGTGTGCATTTCGTTTGATATTTGGGATATAGTTGAGGCTTTGATTGAGCATGGTGTTATTAAGCATTCTTGTCATTTGGGCTTGGTTACTAGGTTAGTTGAAAAGAAGAGGTCCGACTTGATATGTACGTGCATTAAGCACGCGTTTGATCTCGGGTCATCTGAAATACTCAGCATTCTGAGGTATTTTCTTTCTCCATCCAAAGATGCTTATGATAGTATGATAACTGTGAAGAAGGAATGGGAGAACCAAGTACAGTTGGCCATTGATGGAATTAGTGATAGCAGTTGGAACAAAAAGAATCTGCTTGTGGCAAAGGAGGCTTCCGTTTTGCTTATGGTAGCTTATGATGGTTTCTCTGCATCTGAGATTTGTTTGCATTATCTACTTGCATCGTCAAACTTCAATGATGTGCTGTTATCATCTTCCTTCAGTAagttgaatggcaaagagttgatTAACTTGATTCGCTATTTATCGAAGTGGCTAAAGAAGTACGAGAGGTTTCCTCAAGCCGGTCCCTGCCCTGAAGCTGCAGCAGCTTTGGGTTTGACGGTTTGCGATTGGGTTCCTAAACTCGACGATGTTGTGAAGTTTCTTGGTTTTGTGCTTGATGAGAACTTTTCTTCGTTGGTGTTGCATCCGGAGTTTCATGAGCAGCTAAGATTAATTGAGGAAGTGGTTAGTTCTTTGACTGCTGAATCCAAATGTTGTTTTTTGATGGCTGATGTGGTGAACAAACTAAAGATGGAAGTAAAAGGTGGAAATACGTATGATCTTTTTTGAAACTTTGTTGTTCGATTTTGTTATGTTTTATCAATTTTGATAGAATATGAAGACTGGTCTGAAGTGTGAACTGATAatcaaatcatcaaaatcatTGTAATTTTTGGTTTATGATCTCAACTGCAATTCATTTAGACGTTTATCTATTCTCACGTGCTTTCTTATTTAAGAATTATTCCTTGTAGTGTTCATTAGTAGTCGATTTCTTGGATTCGCTATAGTGTTATTAGTTTACTCCTGTCACTTGTTACTTGGTAAAGAATCATTTTTTTCCTTCTCAAATGATATCattgctgtttttcattttttttcctatttataTTCGAACATTTTACAGTAAAGAATATTTACACGTgatctgaattttttatttaaattaattaaatataatatttactaaaatatataaacaatCAAGTATTTATCAATATGCATAACATGACATAGTCCGGACAAGGTTTTGAAAACCGGATCGAATTGACTGGTTTGACTAGATTAATCGGAAATCGATCAATTAATCGACTCGGTTAGCATCCAAAATCAGTTTACAATAAATTGGTGAAAAAATTGGTCGAAACTGTGATTAATTGGTGAATCGGATGAATCGGTCGGTTTTTTGAAGGTCTGGTTCTTTCATTCAACATTAAAATGGTGtcgttttgttttaaaaaaaaaaaaaacaaacgcaTGAAGACCCCAAATGCCCCAATCCCTTCTCCCTTCTCGCTCACTTTCATCAGTCTCCCTCACCAAAATGGCACAAAATCCCTAATTTCAAAGGTGGCAGCTTTGGAGAGCAGCGGAAGAATGAGCGGAGCCCTTGTCACAGCACGGCAGCGGCGGAGGAAGGAGGCGGTGGAGCTGTGTCTGAGGATGATGTGCATGGCTTTTTCTCATTGTTGCAGTTTCTCTCACTTTCCGTCTCAGCCGCCGCCACTCTTCTTCTCCTCACCGTCTCTGTGCTTGTCGTGAAGCTTGCCTCTGTCTTCGCTGTCGTCGGCCGCCTCTTTCTCATCGTCAAAGACGCCTTTGTCTCCgagccatctctctctctctgtgtgcgAAGTGCGAACTTACCCGTGCCGCCGTGGACTCTTCGCCGTCGTCGTGAGTTCTTCAATCTTTCGCCGTCCTTCAACATCTTCTTTGTGGTCTTCTTTATTTTCACTGATTTCCTCCCTTTTTCACTTTAGTTTTTGATTTGTTTCCTCTGTTGTGGAGTCATTGATTATTTGTTAACTTTATTTATTCTGATTTGTTTCCTCTGTTGTAGAGTCATTGCTATGATGCATTGCTTCACTACATTGTTTATGGAAATTCGTAATCTTCTCCATGTTTCTGTTAATGGAATACAGTGGTAACAGAGTACAGAGAATAAATGTTGAAAACTAGCGATCacatatttgtgaaattctatattcTGTAATGTATTCTTCTAATAATCCtcctaattttgatataatttcagATTCTGGATTTTGAATGCTGAATTGAATTTCGGTATAATTTTATAACGCTGAACAGAATTGatataattttggattttgaatgtCTGTAATTCTAAATTTTGCTGTCATTGCTGTAATACCTGAGGTTTTATTTTACTGTAATTGCTGTAATAGCTGAAACATGAAGTTTTTCAGAGGGCAAGGCATGGTTTGTTTTGCACATCTTGAAAAAATGTTACTGCTGATATTGGTTCATAGCTATTTCTAATTACTAATTTGGCATTAATTGAGTGAGTTTTgtctaattaagtaattattgatGTTGGTGATTGTTGATTGAATATGGATATAGTATTTTATGCTATGATTTCTTTTAGATataaattttgatgtttgaaTTCAAATGCAGAATTTTAATGAGATGAGATATAGTTTAGTTAGTGGATGggttatgaaattttaaattttattattatatgaatgattgaatttaaattttaaaagattaatattgcatttttaataattttattttatatttaatgaaaCTGGTTTGACCACGGTTGGACCATTAAATTATTGAACTAGTTACTTGACCGGTTCAATAATCGGTTCGGTTCTTGCAACCTTGGTAAAATATGATCTCTTACGATGTTTCTCTCttatattttctcttggtcccacttataaaataaatagtgagaGATTACACTTTACTAGGGGGTGGTAAGCGGGGAAGCCAGTCCTGTCCTGCTCTGCCAGAAGCCTGCCCCGCCTCGTCTAGTGAGGCGGTTCTAGAATCCCACCCCGCCCCGCCTAACTGCGGCTAGCGGGCTAAGCCCACCAAAGATCCTTTTTTTTAaggtataaaaaattatattttttatattcacattaaagtctttgtaattataaatatctattaaacataattataaaccaagttttcatccaaaacataattataaatattgtcttcaaagcaaaataaacataaatccaaaacataattataaatattgtctcaaaagtaatataaacataattcaaaataCTCAATTTTCATTTTCATACTTTTGTAAGTTGGATTGGGCAAAGTTGgattctaacaaaaaaaattacaaaaatactccttgtaaaaaaaaaaaacaaagcttggTGGAGAAGCTCACCCCATCCCGCCAaaacccgcggtttaagcggtgagTGTTAGCCGGACTTTTGTtttttggcggtcccaattttttAACTCAGCCCTTCTTTTTTAGCAGGTTATGCGGGCCGGTCTGGCGGATTTAGGCTCGTTTGTCACCCCTACACTTTACtttctaaaataaaatctaaaattgaaaGGATCCAAATATTTTTTTGACGGTCCATTCTTAGAGGCACTAAGATTTGGGAAAAAGACATATAAGTTcctgactttttaaatttttgacaaatacatccctgacaaaatttaaatacaaaaaagtccctgactttaacaaatggaggacaatttagtccttccgtctattttcctctcatacaccaaacagaactggctgacgtggctgaaacggtgtccaGGTGTCCGTTACAGTGCCACGTTGGAAGGGAAATAAAGTTCGAatgacaaataagtccttgacgtcattttacaaataaaattcgaaggacaaataggtctttcagaatttttttttcaaaattaataaactcctttcctaaattctctcatctacttctctccatttttatatttttctctactatttttactctatatataattatattttatattagtaatttgacaaatcaaaatatgtcatttgatatttttttacaattaaaatatttttaaatgtaaaagcatacacattaaattattttaaattttagataacaaatgttaaaataaattattaataaaaaattagactttttcatataaaaataataactaaaaatcttatcatttaattttttatctgcgGATATCTTGGTTTTCTTAGTCAGAAATTTTTGTCAACTTAtgacttttttgtaaaagtagtctgattttataaatcttttgtgtcatgcataatttatactgttagaacaaagtgaactataattttaaaaaaattattctcataatgttattatggataaaaatactagttctaatataatacacaaatgcactaatgctaacttaatacatgaatgatgcacaaataaactaatgctaacttgatacataaatgaactgatgctaactaatgccactggtatgatgaaaactgaactaatgcaatttaacaaattctaatataatatacaaatgtactaaaactgaactaatgcaattgaagaaaaaaatagaaacagaacAAGCCCAATTTCtgtaattttaatacaaataatttaaattgcagaatacaacaagttaactagatttcaaaatacaagcataattttataaactaaattctcataaCAGAAACATAATAGaagcataataaaaaaaaattctcaagggCCTATCTGTCCTTCAAATTTTATTTGCaaaatgacgtcaaggacttatttgtccttcgaactttattccccTTCCAGCGTGACACCGTAACGGACACTTGGACACCGTTTCAGTCACGTCAGCCAATTCCGTTTGGTGTATGAGAGACAAATAGACAGAATGACTAAATTGTCCTCCATTTGTTAAAGTCAtggacttttttgtatttaaattttgttaaagatgtatttatcaaaaatttaaaaactatttgTCTTTTTGCTCTAATCCATGGAAGCCTCCGAATGTATATGATCGGGCGTAAGGCCCCATATTTAACAAGTAGAGTTAGCAATGGGCATGGGAGTGGGCTCATGTTATTACCGGGCTGGGATGATTCTTTTACATATTTTTTGTGCGATTGAAATCTTAGGTGTCTTGTCTTTCCAGTCCGCAACTATATTCGAGCCTGACCCAAGTTAGTAGCTACTCCAAGTACTAGGCCCAAGAAAAAATACACCATGTACTTTGTAGTTGACTTTCGTTTTTAGTCTATGTAAtcgacaaaaaaaaatttattttaatgaaatttttttcaattgaCAGTATTTAAGAAAATTCTAGCATATGTTGGCATTTGAATAAATTGATATCTTAAAATTGTTAAGAAAATGACACAAGAGTAAAGTG
This region of Arachis hypogaea cultivar Tifrunner chromosome 8, arahy.Tifrunner.gnm2.J5K5, whole genome shotgun sequence genomic DNA includes:
- the LOC112708244 gene encoding uncharacterized protein; its protein translation is MSLLEVIKNASINSKPLDSPLDYPIVLNPDTIIPNLKPEQEDAAALCLVKPLSGWKISQADAELIDIGKKFFIQLKAKLKSGNSLESDEFIGDLNSYLNSIAEKIGVSVAINPSMPNYTKFLIDKVGYFIGKDVVGVVLDVCISFDIWDIVEALIEHGVIKHSCHLGLVTRLVEKKRSDLICTCIKHAFDLGSSEILSILRYFLSPSKDAYDSMITVKKEWENQVQLAIDGISDSSWNKKNLLVAKEASVLLMVAYDGFSASEICLHYLLASSNFNDVLLSSSFSKLNGKELINLIRYLSKWLKKYERFPQAGPCPEAAAALGLTVCDWVPKLDDVVKFLGFVLDENFSSLVLHPEFHEQLRLIEEVVSSLTAESKCCFLMADVVNKLKMEVKGGNTYDLF